Proteins co-encoded in one Sulfuricaulis limicola genomic window:
- a CDS encoding murein hydrolase activator EnvC family protein, producing the protein MISSAVFTPRRKKDACQSGRTIAAVLLAFLIAVLFPAHAADGRGGEEARLKQLRGRIEALQERLNETRGRRDDVREEVRGLERRIGGLMNNLRMTEAQLRANEKRLADLNARAARERGNLGAQRQQLARQIYMAYHMGRQEYLKLLLNQENPARVARVATYYDYLNRARTERISQTQMTLSRLETLEQQIRAQRRDLDDLRTSQHEQKTALETSRARRGELLASLNREVRGQSQQMERLRADEKRLEQLIEELKTVLPEPNLPPRAGTPFAKLRGRLPLPTRGPLLARYGGSKNLGNLKWRGLLIGGREGQNVISVFRGRVVFADWLRGFGLLLILDHGDGYMTLYGHNQSLHKGVGEWVEAGEIVASLGNTGDMAQPAVYFEIRQNGQPRDPLIWCKAR; encoded by the coding sequence GTGATATCTTCCGCTGTCTTCACGCCGAGACGGAAAAAGGACGCTTGCCAATCCGGGCGGACGATCGCGGCTGTCCTGCTCGCTTTCCTGATCGCTGTTCTTTTTCCGGCCCACGCCGCCGATGGCCGCGGCGGAGAAGAGGCGAGACTGAAACAGCTGCGCGGACGCATCGAGGCGCTCCAGGAAAGGCTCAATGAAACCCGCGGCCGGCGCGACGACGTGCGCGAGGAAGTCCGCGGACTGGAGCGCCGCATCGGTGGCCTGATGAATAATCTCAGGATGACCGAAGCGCAGCTGCGCGCCAATGAAAAAAGACTGGCGGACCTCAATGCCCGCGCCGCCCGGGAACGCGGCAATCTTGGCGCGCAGCGGCAGCAGCTGGCGCGCCAGATTTACATGGCTTATCACATGGGCCGCCAGGAGTACCTCAAGCTGCTGCTCAACCAGGAAAACCCGGCGCGCGTCGCGCGTGTTGCTACATACTATGACTATCTGAACCGGGCACGGACCGAACGTATCAGCCAGACGCAGATGACCCTTTCCCGGCTGGAAACGCTCGAACAGCAGATACGCGCGCAGCGCCGCGATCTGGACGATTTGCGCACCAGCCAGCACGAACAAAAAACCGCGCTCGAAACCTCGCGCGCGCGGCGCGGCGAACTGCTCGCCAGCCTCAACCGCGAGGTGCGCGGCCAGTCGCAGCAGATGGAACGGCTGCGCGCGGACGAAAAGCGCCTCGAGCAGCTGATCGAGGAGCTGAAAACGGTTCTGCCCGAACCGAACCTGCCGCCCCGCGCCGGCACCCCCTTTGCCAAACTGCGGGGACGCCTGCCACTGCCGACCCGCGGCCCGCTGCTCGCGCGCTACGGTGGCAGCAAGAACCTGGGCAACCTCAAATGGCGCGGTCTGCTGATCGGCGGCCGCGAGGGCCAAAACGTCATATCCGTGTTTCGCGGGCGCGTGGTGTTCGCCGACTGGCTGAGGGGTTTTGGGCTACTCTTGATTCTGGACCACGGAGATGGCTATATGACGCTGTACGGCCATAATCAGAGTCTGCACAAGGGAGTTGGCGAATGGGTCGAGGCCGGCGAAATCGTCGCCAGCCTGGGCAATACCGGTGACATGGCGCAACCGGCGGTTTATTTCGAGATTCGCCAGAACGGACAACCACGCGATCCGCTGATCTGGTGCAAAGCACGATAA
- the gpmI gene encoding 2,3-bisphosphoglycerate-independent phosphoglycerate mutase, whose product MSFIPKPLVLIILDGWGYRQDTQYNAIAAARKPVWDMLWKQYPHTLIHASEAAVGLPSSQMGNSEVGHLNLGAGRVVYQEYTRINRAISTGTFFTNKTLTDTIDLAVKTGSAVHVMGLLSPGGVHSHEEHIHAVAELATRRGATRLYLHAFLDGRDTPPQSAAASIKAMQEKFAALKHGRFASIIGRHYAMDRDHRWPRVQAAYDLMTQGKGEFTAATAAGALEMAYARGETDEFVKATAIVPPGEKPARIADGDVVIFMNFRSDRARQITRPFIEKNFDAFPREVVPKLGAFVSLTEYNSEFHVPVAFPPERLRNVMGSYLASLGRHQLRIAETEKYAHVTFFFNGGVETPFEFEDRLLIPSPTDVPTYNLKPEMSAPKLTEEVVKAIRAGHYDVIICNYANPDMVGHTGDFEATVKAIEAVDQCLANIYKAVKETGGEMLITADHGNAEQMFDFETGQPHTAHTTNPVPFLYIGRPATLAPSGALEDIAPTMLYLLGLPLPTEMTGRPLVTLQSQPAATAEGRT is encoded by the coding sequence ATGTCATTTATCCCTAAACCCTTGGTTCTGATCATATTGGATGGCTGGGGTTACCGTCAGGACACCCAGTACAACGCCATCGCCGCCGCGCGCAAACCCGTGTGGGACATGCTCTGGAAGCAGTATCCCCACACCCTGATCCACGCCTCGGAAGCCGCTGTCGGCCTGCCCTCCAGCCAGATGGGCAACTCGGAAGTCGGCCATCTCAACCTCGGCGCCGGCCGGGTGGTTTACCAGGAATACACGCGCATCAACCGGGCGATCAGCACCGGCACCTTCTTCACCAACAAGACCCTCACCGACACCATCGATCTGGCGGTTAAAACCGGAAGCGCGGTGCACGTCATGGGCCTGCTTTCACCCGGCGGCGTCCACAGCCACGAGGAACACATTCATGCCGTGGCGGAACTGGCGACGCGCCGCGGCGCCACCCGGCTCTATCTGCACGCCTTTCTCGACGGCCGCGACACCCCGCCGCAAAGCGCGGCCGCCTCGATCAAGGCGATGCAGGAAAAATTCGCCGCCCTGAAACACGGCCGTTTTGCTTCCATCATCGGCCGCCACTACGCCATGGACCGCGATCACCGCTGGCCGCGCGTCCAGGCCGCCTATGACCTGATGACGCAGGGCAAGGGGGAATTCACCGCCGCGACCGCGGCGGGAGCGCTGGAAATGGCCTATGCCCGCGGCGAAACCGACGAGTTCGTCAAGGCCACCGCCATCGTGCCGCCCGGCGAAAAACCGGCGCGCATCGCCGATGGCGACGTCGTCATATTCATGAATTTCCGCTCCGACCGCGCGCGCCAGATCACGCGTCCCTTCATCGAGAAAAATTTCGACGCCTTCCCGCGCGAGGTGGTGCCCAAGCTCGGCGCCTTCGTGAGCCTCACCGAATACAACTCCGAATTCCACGTGCCGGTCGCATTTCCGCCGGAACGCCTGCGCAACGTGATGGGCTCGTACCTGGCGAGCCTCGGCCGGCATCAGTTGCGCATCGCGGAGACCGAGAAATACGCGCACGTGACGTTCTTCTTCAACGGCGGCGTGGAAACGCCGTTCGAATTCGAGGACCGCTTGTTGATCCCCTCCCCGACCGACGTGCCCACCTACAACCTCAAACCGGAGATGAGCGCGCCGAAACTCACGGAAGAAGTGGTCAAGGCCATCCGTGCGGGGCATTACGACGTGATCATCTGCAATTACGCCAACCCCGACATGGTCGGCCATACCGGCGATTTCGAGGCCACCGTGAAGGCCATCGAGGCGGTGGATCAATGTCTGGCGAACATTTACAAAGCGGTCAAGGAAACGGGGGGCGAGATGCTCATCACCGCCGATCACGGCAACGCCGAACAGATGTTCGACTTCGAGACCGGCCAACCGCACACCGCGCACACCACCAACCCGGTGCCATTCCTATATATAGGCCGACCGGCCACGCTGGCGCCGAGCGGCGCGCTCGAGGACATCGCGCCAACCATGCTTTATCTCCTGGGCCTGCCGCTGCCGACCGAGATGACCGGCCGGCCGCTGGTCACCCTGCAGAGCCAGCCGGCGGCGACCGCCGAGGGCCGCACCTGA
- a CDS encoding S41 family peptidase — protein sequence MKLATRYILVLFLGMFVGAAVILDMGVLAEREPGKESATPLPLDELRTFTEVFSRIKADYVEPVEDKKLLEDAVQGMLSGLDPHSAYLDADSFRDMRVETEGQFGGLGIEVTMENGFVKVVSPIEDTPAARGGVKTGDLIIRLDDKAVKGMTLTDAVRMMRGKPGTDITLTIAREGAPKPLKITLTRAVIKIQSVKSRMLEPGFGYVRITQFQAGTDKGLTDVIRKLEADNKGRLRGMVLDLRNNPGGVLNAAVGVSDAFLDKGLIVYTEGRVADSRMKLAANPGDVLNGAPIVVLINGGSASASEIVAGALQDHKRAVIMGTKSFGKGSVQTIIPVSNGAALKITTARYYTPSGRSIQASGIEPDIVAEEARITKSEAGDRLREADLARHLENGDEMAKPKEEPKKEDRKDEKKKDETGKAPAAEDYQLQEALNLLKGISFFRAQSN from the coding sequence ATGAAACTCGCAACACGTTATATTCTGGTCCTGTTCCTCGGGATGTTCGTCGGCGCCGCCGTCATCCTCGACATGGGTGTCCTGGCCGAGCGCGAACCGGGCAAGGAATCGGCTACGCCGCTGCCACTCGACGAGCTGCGCACCTTCACCGAGGTCTTCAGCCGCATCAAGGCCGACTACGTCGAGCCGGTCGAGGACAAAAAGCTTCTCGAAGACGCCGTTCAAGGCATGCTCTCGGGGCTGGACCCGCATTCGGCCTACCTGGACGCGGACAGCTTCCGTGACATGCGCGTGGAGACCGAAGGCCAGTTCGGCGGCCTCGGCATCGAAGTCACGATGGAAAACGGCTTCGTCAAGGTCGTCTCCCCGATCGAGGACACCCCCGCCGCGCGCGGCGGGGTCAAGACCGGCGATCTCATCATCCGCCTGGACGACAAGGCCGTGAAAGGCATGACGCTGACCGATGCCGTGCGCATGATGCGCGGCAAGCCGGGCACCGACATCACGCTCACCATTGCGCGCGAAGGCGCTCCCAAGCCGCTCAAGATCACGCTCACGCGCGCGGTCATCAAGATCCAGAGCGTGAAAAGCCGCATGCTCGAGCCTGGTTTCGGTTACGTGCGCATCACCCAGTTTCAGGCCGGCACCGACAAGGGGCTCACCGATGTCATCCGGAAACTGGAGGCGGACAACAAGGGCCGGCTCCGCGGCATGGTGCTCGATCTGCGCAACAATCCCGGCGGCGTGCTGAATGCCGCCGTCGGCGTGAGCGACGCCTTCCTCGACAAGGGGCTGATCGTTTACACCGAAGGCCGCGTGGCGGATTCCAGAATGAAACTGGCCGCCAACCCGGGTGACGTGCTGAATGGAGCGCCGATCGTGGTGCTGATCAACGGCGGCTCGGCCTCCGCCTCGGAAATCGTCGCCGGGGCGCTGCAGGACCACAAACGCGCCGTCATCATGGGCACGAAGAGCTTCGGCAAGGGCTCGGTGCAGACCATCATTCCGGTCAGCAACGGCGCCGCGCTCAAGATCACGACCGCACGCTATTACACTCCGAGCGGACGCTCGATCCAGGCCTCCGGCATCGAGCCGGATATCGTCGCCGAGGAGGCCCGCATCACCAAGAGCGAAGCCGGCGATCGTCTGCGCGAGGCCGATCTGGCGCGGCATCTGGAAAACGGCGATGAAATGGCCAAGCCGAAGGAAGAGCCGAAAAAGGAAGACAGGAAAGACGAAAAGAAAAAGGACGAAACCGGCAAAGCCCCGGCGGCGGAGGACTATCAGCTGCAGGAAGCGCTGAACCTGCTCAAGGGCATCAGTTTCTTCAGGGCGCAAAGCAACTGA
- a CDS encoding ubiquinone biosynthesis accessory factor UbiJ, translating into MFSSFTTILEQAINRALRLDPDTLARLAGLEGKVIRLRAAGDSPFEIFVLPDASGLRLRTGHDREPDVTLTGDIPVIFRFALRRFVPDVVAAGEVQVSGDIDLGQRFQRILEQTDIDWEEQAARVVGDVPAHQLGNALRHLGGWSRQTLHTLRQDLGEYLQEESRLLPVRPRANAFRHSVETLERELENLERRLARLREMAP; encoded by the coding sequence ATGTTTTCGTCTTTTACGACAATATTGGAACAGGCCATCAATCGCGCGCTGCGGCTCGACCCCGATACGCTGGCGCGGTTGGCCGGGCTCGAGGGCAAGGTGATACGTCTGCGGGCCGCCGGCGATTCCCCGTTTGAAATTTTCGTACTGCCGGACGCCTCCGGGCTGCGGCTGCGCACAGGGCACGATCGTGAACCGGATGTGACCCTTACCGGCGATATTCCCGTGATATTCCGCTTTGCGCTGCGCCGGTTTGTTCCGGATGTCGTGGCCGCGGGCGAGGTACAGGTCAGCGGCGACATCGATCTCGGGCAGCGTTTCCAGCGCATCCTGGAGCAAACCGATATCGACTGGGAAGAGCAGGCGGCGCGCGTTGTGGGTGATGTGCCGGCGCATCAGCTGGGCAACGCCCTGCGCCACCTGGGCGGCTGGTCGCGGCAGACGCTGCACACGCTGCGCCAGGATCTCGGTGAATACCTTCAGGAAGAAAGCCGCCTGTTGCCCGTGCGCCCGCGCGCGAACGCGTTTCGACATTCGGTGGAGACGCTGGAGCGTGAACTGGAGAACCTGGAACGGCGCCTGGCACGTTTGCGCGAGATGGCACCATGA
- the grxC gene encoding glutaredoxin 3, giving the protein MTKVLMYSSRLCPYCRMAERLLEKKGAQTEKVMVDENPARRDEMIRRAGRTSVPQIFIGETHVGGYSELAELERAGQLDALLKS; this is encoded by the coding sequence GTGACGAAAGTGCTGATGTACAGCAGCCGCCTTTGCCCCTATTGCCGCATGGCGGAACGGTTGCTGGAAAAGAAAGGGGCGCAGACCGAGAAGGTGATGGTGGACGAAAACCCGGCGCGCCGTGACGAGATGATCCGGCGCGCGGGCCGGACCAGCGTGCCGCAGATTTTCATCGGCGAGACGCATGTCGGCGGATACTCGGAACTGGCGGAGCTGGAACGCGCCGGCCAGCTGGACGCGTTGTTGAAGTCGTGA
- a CDS encoding gamma-butyrobetaine hydroxylase-like domain-containing protein: MTQITVRPTDIKLHQKSRILEVAFDDGSHFKLPCEYLRVYSPSAEVRGHAPGQEVLQIGKENVNITHIEPVGTYAICLFFDDGHSTGIYSWDWLHQLGMNQDKLWNQYLERLAKAGHQRKPAKVAE, from the coding sequence ATGACCCAGATTACCGTCAGACCGACCGACATCAAGCTGCACCAGAAATCGCGCATTCTCGAAGTGGCGTTCGACGACGGCAGCCATTTCAAGCTGCCTTGCGAATATCTCAGGGTGTATTCGCCTTCGGCCGAGGTCCGCGGCCACGCGCCGGGACAGGAGGTGCTCCAGATCGGCAAGGAAAACGTGAACATCACCCACATCGAGCCGGTCGGCACCTACGCCATCTGCCTGTTTTTCGACGACGGCCATAGCACCGGGATCTATTCCTGGGACTGGCTGCATCAGCTGGGCATGAACCAGGACAAGCTCTGGAACCAGTATCTGGAACGGCTCGCCAAGGCCGGCCACCAGCGCAAGCCCGCCAAAGTCGCAGAGTAA
- a CDS encoding rhodanese-like domain-containing protein, which produces MLQFVINNWYLFVALAVILFLLATGPISQQMYGIRNANAAQAIQLLNRENGVVVDVCEPKEFSAGHVPNAINLPLSSLKDQLRNLEKHKNKPIIVSCRSGNRSLKAAVILRKHGFATVYNLAGGLQAWERDNLPLEK; this is translated from the coding sequence ATGCTACAGTTCGTCATCAATAACTGGTATCTGTTCGTCGCCCTGGCCGTCATCCTGTTTCTGCTGGCGACCGGCCCCATCAGCCAGCAGATGTACGGCATCCGCAACGCCAATGCCGCGCAGGCGATCCAGCTGCTGAACCGCGAGAACGGCGTGGTGGTGGACGTGTGCGAGCCCAAGGAATTCAGCGCCGGGCACGTGCCGAATGCGATCAACCTGCCGTTGTCGTCGCTGAAAGACCAGCTGCGCAATCTTGAGAAGCACAAAAACAAACCGATCATCGTCAGCTGTCGCAGCGGCAATCGCTCCCTCAAGGCGGCGGTGATCCTGCGCAAGCACGGATTCGCCACGGTTTACAATCTTGCCGGCGGTTTGCAGGCGTGGGAGCGCGACAATCTGCCGCTGGAGAAGTGA
- a CDS encoding ArsR/SmtB family transcription factor, producing MSAAAEKVEDVLITNEDDIHLASRSLKAMAHPLRLKILCILGGHTEVSVQDIVEQVGTSQSNISQHLSILRDKGILAARKDANKVYYRISDPKILQLIGSLREAFCSAVRR from the coding sequence ATGAGCGCCGCCGCAGAAAAAGTCGAAGATGTCCTGATTACCAACGAAGATGACATTCATCTTGCCTCCCGCTCCCTGAAAGCCATGGCGCACCCGCTGCGCCTGAAAATCCTCTGTATTCTGGGGGGACATACCGAGGTCAGCGTGCAGGATATCGTCGAGCAGGTCGGCACCTCGCAAAGCAACATCTCGCAGCATCTTTCGATCCTGCGCGACAAGGGCATCCTGGCCGCGCGCAAGGACGCCAACAAGGTTTATTACCGCATCAGTGACCCGAAAATCCTGCAATTGATCGGCTCGCTGCGCGAGGCCTTTTGCAGCGCGGTCCGGCGCTGA
- the ubiB gene encoding ubiquinone biosynthesis regulatory protein kinase UbiB, with protein MTRLRQLGRLLRITRVFVRHDLDEFVTAIHLFRPYRLLLRMAPWRLFARRNVPRGVRLREALEELGPVFVKFGQMLSTRPDLLPEDIAEELARLQDRVPPFSAEASVRLIEQALGGKLETWFSEFSREPIASASVAQVHIARLHDGAEVAVKVLRPGIESVIERDLELLYLLARLALRYAPPARRFRPVEVVDEFSKTIHDELDLRVESANASRLRANFEGSTLLHVPKVYWDLTRRTVMVLERIHGIPIGNVEGLKAAGIDMRMLAHNGVEIFFTQAFRDGFFHADMHPGNIFVSPEGQYRAVDFGIMGTLGEKDKRYLAENFLAFFNRDYHAVADSHLRAGWVAPGTNLVEFEAAIRTVCEPVFARPIKEISFGRFLLHLFQTARRFNMEVQPQLVLLQKTLFNIEGLGRRLYPDLDLWETAKPYLERWMSEHMGPRAFLKSLRREFPKWWAMLPEIPSLLHESLRRAGETDAAQEARVRELEELRRQLRHQQRRLYFAIAGSGSLIAGAVFLGMGMPVSGVWAWEQLTGWALAAAGAFLLLRGWPRRNP; from the coding sequence ATGACGCGTTTGCGCCAGCTTGGCCGGTTGCTGCGCATCACCCGGGTTTTCGTGCGCCACGATCTCGACGAGTTCGTCACCGCCATTCATCTGTTCCGTCCCTATCGCCTGCTGCTGCGGATGGCGCCATGGCGGCTGTTCGCGCGGCGCAACGTCCCGCGCGGCGTGCGGCTGCGCGAGGCGCTGGAGGAACTGGGACCGGTGTTCGTGAAATTCGGCCAGATGCTGTCCACCCGCCCGGACCTGTTGCCGGAAGATATTGCGGAAGAACTCGCCAGGCTCCAGGACCGCGTGCCGCCGTTTTCCGCCGAAGCATCGGTGCGGCTGATCGAGCAGGCCCTGGGCGGCAAGCTTGAGACCTGGTTCAGCGAGTTCAGCCGCGAGCCGATCGCCTCGGCCTCGGTGGCGCAGGTGCATATCGCGCGGCTGCACGACGGCGCCGAAGTGGCGGTCAAGGTGCTGCGCCCCGGCATCGAATCGGTCATCGAACGCGATCTGGAGCTGCTGTATCTGCTGGCGCGCCTGGCCCTCCGCTATGCGCCGCCGGCGCGCCGCTTCCGGCCGGTCGAGGTGGTGGATGAATTCAGCAAGACCATTCACGACGAGCTCGACCTGCGGGTGGAATCGGCCAACGCCAGCCGCCTGCGCGCCAATTTCGAGGGTTCCACGCTGTTGCACGTGCCCAAGGTGTACTGGGACCTGACGCGCCGCACGGTGATGGTGCTGGAGCGCATTCACGGCATTCCCATCGGCAACGTCGAAGGCCTGAAAGCCGCCGGCATCGACATGCGGATGCTGGCGCACAACGGCGTGGAGATTTTCTTCACCCAGGCGTTCCGCGACGGGTTTTTCCACGCCGACATGCACCCCGGCAATATATTCGTTTCGCCCGAGGGCCAGTACCGGGCCGTGGATTTCGGCATCATGGGCACGCTCGGCGAGAAGGACAAGCGTTACCTGGCGGAGAATTTCCTGGCGTTCTTCAACCGCGACTACCATGCCGTGGCCGATTCTCATCTGCGCGCCGGCTGGGTCGCGCCGGGCACCAATCTGGTCGAGTTCGAGGCCGCCATCCGCACCGTCTGCGAGCCGGTGTTCGCCCGGCCCATCAAGGAGATCTCCTTCGGCCGGTTCCTGCTGCACCTGTTTCAGACCGCGCGCCGTTTCAACATGGAAGTCCAGCCGCAGCTGGTGCTGCTGCAAAAGACCCTGTTCAATATCGAAGGGCTGGGTCGGCGGCTGTATCCCGATCTCGACCTGTGGGAGACCGCCAAACCCTATCTCGAGCGCTGGATGAGCGAGCACATGGGCCCGCGCGCCTTTCTCAAGAGCCTGCGCCGGGAATTCCCCAAGTGGTGGGCGATGTTGCCGGAAATTCCGTCGCTGCTGCACGAAAGCCTGCGGCGCGCCGGCGAGACCGACGCGGCGCAGGAGGCGCGGGTCAGAGAACTTGAGGAACTGCGCCGGCAGCTGCGCCACCAGCAGCGCCGGCTGTATTTCGCCATTGCCGGCAGTGGCTCGCTGATCGCCGGCGCCGTATTTCTGGGCATGGGCATGCCAGTTTCCGGCGTCTGGGCGTGGGAACAGCTGACGGGGTGGGCCCTGGCGGCGGCGGGAGCCTTCCTATTGCTGCGTGGCTGGCCGCGCCGAAATCCATGA
- the secB gene encoding protein-export chaperone SecB → MAEPGQQSNTVFSVEKIYIKDVSYEAPGVPLVFSQSQNSGAEIGVQLGLEHSALAAEQGLYEVALTITATARRDNKNIFLVEVKQAGIFRIDGVSPETLQRALEISCAYVLLPFAREAVNNFVEKGGFPQLLITPINFEALYEQKHSAPASQPSIN, encoded by the coding sequence ATGGCGGAGCCTGGTCAGCAATCGAACACCGTTTTCAGCGTAGAGAAAATATACATCAAGGACGTATCCTATGAGGCGCCGGGCGTCCCCCTGGTTTTTTCGCAGTCGCAGAATTCCGGCGCGGAAATCGGCGTGCAGCTCGGCCTGGAACACAGCGCGCTCGCGGCGGAGCAGGGCCTGTATGAAGTGGCGCTGACCATAACCGCCACCGCCAGGCGCGATAACAAGAATATTTTCCTCGTGGAAGTGAAACAGGCGGGCATTTTTCGCATCGATGGTGTCAGCCCCGAAACACTGCAGCGCGCCCTTGAAATCAGTTGCGCCTACGTGCTGTTGCCGTTTGCGCGCGAGGCCGTGAACAATTTCGTCGAGAAGGGCGGGTTTCCGCAACTGCTGATTACCCCGATCAATTTCGAGGCGTTGTACGAGCAGAAGCATTCAGCCCCGGCGAGCCAGCCCAGCATCAATTGA
- the ubiE gene encoding bifunctional demethylmenaquinone methyltransferase/2-methoxy-6-polyprenyl-1,4-benzoquinol methylase UbiE, translating to MPEPGSHERKTHFGFREVPESEKDGLVAGVFHSVAGKYDLMNDLMSLGAHRLWKQFATEASGVRGGFRVLDVAGGTGDMAAKFALRVGRRGQVVIADINSSMLEVGRGRLADQGFAGNVDFVQANAENLPFPENYFDRVSIAFGLRNVTHIDRALASMFRVLKPGGALLVLEFSRPVVPGLNQLYDAYSFNVLPWLGRVVARDEGSYRYLAESIRKHPDQETLKGMMERAGFERVQYFNLTGGIVALHKGYKY from the coding sequence ATGCCGGAACCCGGCTCACACGAACGCAAAACGCACTTCGGTTTCCGCGAAGTGCCGGAATCCGAGAAAGACGGCCTCGTCGCCGGCGTGTTTCATTCGGTCGCCGGCAAGTACGACCTGATGAACGACCTGATGTCGCTCGGCGCGCATCGCCTGTGGAAGCAGTTCGCGACCGAGGCCAGCGGCGTGCGCGGCGGTTTCCGCGTGCTCGACGTCGCCGGCGGTACCGGCGACATGGCGGCGAAGTTCGCCTTGCGTGTCGGCAGGCGCGGTCAGGTGGTGATCGCCGACATCAACAGCTCCATGCTGGAAGTCGGGCGCGGGCGCCTGGCGGATCAGGGCTTCGCGGGCAATGTGGATTTCGTGCAGGCCAACGCCGAGAACTTGCCGTTTCCGGAAAATTATTTCGACCGCGTCAGCATCGCCTTCGGGCTGCGCAACGTGACGCATATCGACCGCGCCCTGGCGTCCATGTTCCGGGTGCTGAAGCCGGGCGGGGCGCTGCTGGTGCTGGAGTTCTCGCGGCCCGTGGTGCCGGGACTGAACCAGTTGTATGACGCCTACTCGTTCAACGTGCTGCCGTGGCTGGGACGCGTGGTGGCGCGGGACGAGGGCAGTTACCGCTATCTCGCGGAGTCGATCCGCAAGCATCCCGATCAGGAGACGCTCAAGGGGATGATGGAGCGAGCGGGGTTCGAGCGTGTGCAATATTTCAATTTGACCGGCGGCATCGTCGCCCTGCACAAAGGATATAAATACTGA
- a CDS encoding DJ-1 family glyoxalase III has product MATVLVPLAQGVEELEAVTVVDLLRRAGIEVVTAGLDTAPVKGSRGTVLLPDTTLDQALAREYDMLVLPGGQPGATHLEQDTRILALAGKMARDKRFTAAICAAPRVLARAGVLEGKRATSFPGTLDPAQWPNVRLENSAVVTDGRVITSRGPGTAMDFALELIALLAGKEKRDQVEAGLQR; this is encoded by the coding sequence ATGGCGACCGTCCTGGTTCCTCTGGCGCAAGGCGTGGAAGAACTGGAGGCGGTCACTGTCGTCGATCTGTTGCGGCGCGCCGGCATCGAAGTGGTCACGGCCGGTCTGGACACCGCGCCGGTAAAAGGCAGCCGCGGCACGGTGCTGTTGCCGGACACCACGCTCGATCAGGCGCTCGCGCGCGAATACGACATGCTGGTGCTGCCCGGCGGCCAGCCCGGCGCCACCCACCTGGAGCAGGACACGCGTATTCTCGCGCTGGCCGGAAAAATGGCGCGGGATAAACGCTTCACCGCCGCCATCTGCGCCGCACCCAGGGTCCTGGCCCGCGCCGGCGTGCTCGAAGGAAAACGCGCCACCTCTTTCCCCGGTACACTCGATCCTGCGCAATGGCCGAACGTGCGACTGGAGAACAGCGCCGTCGTCACCGACGGCCGGGTCATCACCTCGCGCGGTCCCGGCACTGCCATGGATTTTGCGCTGGAACTGATTGCACTGCTGGCCGGGAAGGAAAAACGCGACCAAGTCGAGGCCGGTTTACAGCGTTAG